A genomic region of Elaeis guineensis isolate ETL-2024a chromosome 9, EG11, whole genome shotgun sequence contains the following coding sequences:
- the LOC105058987 gene encoding dehydration-responsive element-binding protein 1F has protein sequence MDCEESSSSSSFSSNEVPATSSPSFSSTSPQLPAKSPKRRAGRKKFRETRHPVYHGVRERKGGKWVCEVREPHKKSRIWLGTYAKPEMAARAHDVAAIALRGKAALLNFPDSAWSLPRAASSSAEDIRRAASKAAEMFRPAVSSPAPEVRPAAVFVDEEALFNMPGLLDDMARGLMLTPPAMQEAFDWDSVECHMDLSLWTD, from the coding sequence ATGGACTGCGAGGAatcctcttcgtccagctcttttTCATCCAATGAAGTCCCAGCCACCAGCTCCCCGTCCTTCTCCTCCACCTCCCCGCAACTGCCCGCAAAGTCGCCGAAGCGCCGAGCAGGGAGGAAGAAGTTCCGGGAGACGCGTCACCCGGTGTACCACGGTGTCCGGGAGCGCAAAGGCGGCAAGTGGGTGTGCGAGGTGCGGGAGCCCCACAAGAAGAGCCGCATCTGGCTCGGAACCTACGCCAAGCCGGAGATGGCTGCCAGGGCCCACGACGTCGCCGCAATAGCGCTTCGCGGCAAGGCGGCGCTCCTCAACTTCCCCGACTCGGCGTGGAGTTTGCCACGAGCGGCGTCGTCTTCCGCCGAGGACATTCGGCGTGCTGCGTCGAAGGCAGCTGAGATGTTTCGGCCTGCCGTGTCATCGCCGGCGCCGGAGGTGCGGCCAGCGGCGGTGTTCGTGGACGAGGAGGCGCTGTTCAACATGCCCGGATTGCTGGATGACATGGCGAGGGGGCTGATGCTGACGCCGCCAGCTATGCAGGAAGCGTTCGACTGGGATAGCGTGGAATGCCATATGGACCTGTCGCTATGGACCGACTGA